In one Juglans regia cultivar Chandler chromosome 11, Walnut 2.0, whole genome shotgun sequence genomic region, the following are encoded:
- the LOC109011475 gene encoding disease resistance protein RPP13-like → MGESICSFVLEKLSWVFEQKEKLFGGGQDEFVSFNSDLNLAEAFINECRRKHNEHELLTEARWQLRDIAHEAEDVMDTLKFEDQRRRNLVWKIIRFVSYPMMCHDAAKKIEGFNHKINQIRNLVQSHEAKATPVAAVDLALERHRRVVNEKDVVGFAIDSKLEKQLMEGDSKLGVISIIGMGGSGKTTLAWKIYNTLLVEGHFVCGIWVHASYQFRTKDLLREMLRFAIRGSYESINGALEDTQRKKTKRSMKEIRGMSEDEVEENLSKYLEGKRYLVVIDNIWTTNGWNELIAAFPDNSNGSRILITSRIKRVASAISLSTPHFPPILDEDESWELFRKKVLRREKFLLESEDLRRIVKSCEGFPLSIVELGGLAAVGEIMTNLALSEYGGNVNSYLYSKTSCKDILSLSYTHLSQHLKSLFLYFGVYPEEFEIPVRQLIQLWIAEGFIENTGSRNKEDVAKNYFDELCDQSLIRVASRRTYRGAKTCRIHALLRHISICEGKEEKFLEVLRHVNLLSENKSRRISVQYCSTPRYISSNLFCATRARSLLFFRQKEFGFESSNKNKQTYGDLDPNHWKWVHENFCLVRVLHFGQLNIYSIPSNIEELICLRYLRIKSDVLKVIPASICNLKHLETLDLKGTFLNCLPIGIWNLRNLRNLYMSGPVSLPNQLNPDVKALWKLQVLSTVSLNPQNVSLIVQSELLRKIGIWFASDDSNCRAVEVLAELHDLPHLQTLKVVNCSEGLRLHRLPPRLPTSFPSTITKITLRQVCLKGRRDMSVLGKLPNLYILKLQSCLISSKLTFFADSFPRLEVLKLEKLKIKRWKQRRRAMPCLRHLVIKRCTNLNVLPSRLWSSSAMQDVEVLWSNLELVTLLQESQRNLGFNLHICPPPDDEFYQRRAV, encoded by the coding sequence ATGGGGGAGAGTATTTGTAGTTTCGTGCTAGAGAAATTGTCGTGGGTatttgaacaaaaagaaaaactctttgGTGGAGGGCAGGATGAATTCGTTTCGTTTAATAGTGACCTAAATCTGGCAGAAGCATTTATCAACGAATGCAGGAGAAAACACAACGAGCATGAATTACTGACAGAGGCAAGGTGGCAATTAAGGGACATTGCTCACGAGGCTGAGGATGTGATGGACACATTGAAGTTCGAAGACCAGAGGAGGAGGAACTTGGTGTGGAAGATAATCCGTTTTGTTAGCTACCCAATGATGTGTCATGATGCAGCAAAGAAGATAGAGGGCTTCAAccataaaatcaatcaaatccGGAACCTTGTACAAAGTCACGAAGCGAAAGCTACTCCAGTTGCAGCGGTGGACCTTGCACTGGAAAGACATAGGAGGGTCGTCAACGAAAAAGACGTGGTAGGCTTTGCTATTGACTCTAAATTGGAGAAGCAGCTTATGGAAGGGGATTCAAAGCTTGGTGTCATTTCAATCATCGGCATGGGAGGGTCGGGTAAGACCACTCTTGCCTGGAAGATCTACAATACTCTTCTCGTCGAGGGGCACTTTGTTTGCGGTATATGGGTGCATGCATCTTACCAATTCAGAACCAAAGACTTGCTGCGGGAAATGTTAAGGTTTGCGATACGAGGGTCTTATGAATCCATTAATGGGGCACTCGAAGATACTCAGAGGAAAAAAACGAAGAGGTCGATGAAGGAAATCAGAGGTATGAGTGAAGACGAAGTGGAAGAGAATTTATCCAAATACTTGGAAGGAAAGAGGTACCTAGTAGTCATCGACAACATCTGGACAACCAATGGTTGGAATGAGCTAATTGCGGCTTTTCCTGATAACTCAAACGGAAGCAGAATATTGATCACCAGCCGTATAAAAAGGGTGGCTTCAGCTATAAGCCTTAGTACTCCCCACTTTCCCCCAATTCTCGATGAAGATGAAAGCTGGGAACTCTTTAGGAAGAAGGTACTCAGAAGAGAGAAATTTCTTCTCGAGTCAGAAGATTTGCGAAGAATCGTTAAAAGTTGCGAAGGCTTCCCACTTTCAATTGTGGAATTAGGGGGTCTTGCAGCAGTCGGTGAGATCATGACAAACCTAGCACTGTCCGAATATGGTGGCAATGTAAATTCCTATCTTTATAGTAAGACAAGTTGCAAGGACATACTGTCCTTGAGCTACACCCACCTGTCGCAGCACTTGAAATCATTGTTTTTGTACTTTGGAGTATACCCAGAAGAATTTGAGATCCCTGTAAGGCAATTGATCCAACTTTGGATAGCCGAGGGATTCATAGAGAATACTGGCTCTAGAAACAAAGAGGATGTTGCCAAAAACTACTTCGATGAGCTGTGTGATCAAAGCTTGATCCGAGTGGCAAGCAGGAGGACATATCGAGGAGCAAAGACATGTCGTATTCATGCTCTTCTACGACACATCTCCATTTGCGAGGGCAAAGAAGAGAAGTTTCTTGAGGTACTTAGACACGTTAATCTTTTATCCGAGAACAAATCCCGTAGAATTTCCGTCCAATATTGTAGCACTCCTCgttatatttcttcaaatctcTTTTGTGCTACTCGTGCCCGCTCTTTGTTGTTTTTTCGCCAAAAGGAATTTGGCTTCGAGTCATCCAACAAAAACAAGCAGACCTACGGCGACCTTGATCCAAACCATTGGAAATGGGTCCACGAGAATTTCTGCTTGGTTCGGGTGCTTCATTTTGGTCAACTAAATATTTACTCCATTCCGTCAAATATAGAAGAGTTGATCTGTTTGAGGTACTTGAGAATAAAGTCTGATGTTCTCAAAGTAATTCCAGCTTCCATTTGCAATCTTAAGCACCTAGAAACCCTTGACCTGAAAGGTACTTTTCTGAATTGCTTGCCTATAGGGATATGGAATCTCAGAAATCTTAGAAATCTGTACATGTCTGGGCCAGTGAGTTTACCTAACCAATTGAACCCAGACGTCAAAGCTCTTTGGAAGCTCCAAGTCCTTTCGACTGTATCCCTTAACCCACAAAATGTGAGCCTCATTGTTCAATCTGaactcttaagaaaaataggaaTATGGTTTGCTTCGGACGACAGCAATTGCAGAGCCGTTGAGGTTTTGGCAGAGCTCCACGATTTACCTCATCTTCAAACATTGAAAGTCGTAAATTGCTCAGAAGGTCTCCGTCTTCACCGTCTTCCTCCCCGTCTTCCGACTTCATTTCCATCAACAATCACCAAGATCACCTTAAGACAAGTGTGCTTAAAAGGCCGCCGCGACATGAGTGTGCTGGGGAAGCTTCCCAATCTTTATATACTGAAACTACAGAGTTGCTTGATTTCTAGTAAGCTCACATTCTTTGCAGATTCGTTCCCTCGTCTTGAAGTTCTTAAattggaaaaattgaaaattaagagaTGGAAGCAGAGGAGACGCGCAATGCCATGCCTCAGGCATTTGGTCATCAAACGTTGCACTAACTTGAACGTGCTCCCCTCGAGACTATGGAGTTCGAGTGCTATGCAAGATGTGGAGGTGTTATGGAGCAACTTGGAATTGGTAACCCTTCTTCAGGAATCGCAGAGGAATCTTGGGTTTAATCTGCACATCTGTCCACCTCCGGATGACGAGTTTTATCAAAGAAGGGCTGTATAA